TGTCGCCGTTCAATATCGAGCCGGGGGTGTGGGAATACCGGCCCAGCGCTTTCTCGCCGCGCATTTCCCGCCAGTTGGCCCGCTTCAGCGTCCACCAGCCCGCCGATTTGGACTTGCTGCATACCACTGAATTCGGCGCGCTGGAGACCACGGTCATCCCCCGCGACTACGTGGACGGGTTGCTGACCGAGTTGGATCATTACGGCTACAATGCCGCCACCGTGTTCCCTGACCTGGACGGACTTTCGGAGCATATGATCTGGATCGCCGGCCAACGGGACTTGCGCCAGCGCTTTTTGGAAGACGACAAGGAGTTGGGTATTTGACCGATCCGTTGCTCTGCATCAACGATCTGCATGTATCTTTTGGTCGCGGACCGGATGCGGTTCAGGCCGTACGCGGCGCATCGTTTTCCGTCGGCGCGGGCGAAACCGTCGCGCTGGTGGGCGAAAGCGGCTCGGGGAAATCTGTTACCGCCCTGTCGGTGTTACAGCTGCTGCCCTATCCCCTGGCCCATCATCCCAAGGGGTCGGTGACCTTCCGTGGCGAAGAACTGATCGGCGCCTCGGCCCGGCGTCTGCGACAGATTCGCGGCGACCGTATCGCGATGATCTTCCAGGAGCCTCTGACCAGCCTCAACCCGCTGCATTCCATCGAGAAGCAGATCGCCGAAGTGCTCTATGTGCACAAGGCCATGGGCCCCAGAGCCGTGCGGGCGCGGGTGGAGGAACTGATGGACCTGGTGGGCCTGAGCGAGCAGATCCCCCGGCTCAAGGCCCTGCCGCACGAGTTCTCCGGCGGCCAGCAGCAACGGGTGATGATCGCCATGGCCCTGGCCAACGAGCCGGATCTGTTGATCGCCGACGAGCCAACCACGGCCCTGGACGTGACCGTACAGGCCCAGGTGCTCAAGTTGCTCAAGGATCTGCAGGCCAAACTGCATATGTCGTTGCTGCTCATTACCCATGACCTGGGCATCGTGCGCAACATGGCCGAACGGGTCTGCGTGATGACCGACGGGGAAATCGTCGAGCAAGGCGGCACGGAACAGATCTTCCAATTCCCCGACCATCCCTATACCCAACACCTCTTGGCCGCCGAGCCCAAGGGCCGCCCGGACCCGGCCCCCGCCGGGGCGGAAGAGATCATCGACAGCACCGACCTGAAGGTCTGGTTCCCGATCAAGAAGGGTCTGATCCGCCGCACGGTGGGCCATGTGAAGGCGGTGGACGGCATTTCGCTGACCCTCAAACGCGGCCATACCCTGGGAATCGTCGGCGAGAGCGGCTCGGGAAAGACCACCCTGGGCCGTGCCTTGCTGCGGCTGGAACCTTCCCAAGGACCCATCGTGTTCATCGGTGATCGCATCGATGGCCAAACCTTCAGGCAGCTACGCCCCCTGCGCCGCCATATGCAGATGGTGTTTCAAGATCCCTTCGGCTCGCTCAGTCCGCGCCTGTCGGTCTATCAGATCGTCGAGGAAGGCCTTTTGGTGCACAAGATGGGCGGCAGCTACGAAGAGCGCCGCAAGCTGGTCGCCGACACCCTGGCGGAGGTGGGCCTCGACCCGGCGACCATGGACCGCTATCCGCACGAATTCTCCGGCGGTCAGCGGCAACGGGTTTCCATCGCCCGCGCTCTCGTTTTGAAACCATCGTTCATCGTGCTCGACGAGCCCACCTCGGCCCTGGACATGTCGGTCCAGGCCCAGGTGGTGGAGTTGCTACGGCAACTGCAAACAGACCATGACCTGACCTACCTGTTCATCAGCCACGATCTCAAGGTGGTCCGCGCCCTGGCCCATGAGGTGCTGGTCATGCGCGCCGGAAAGGTCGTCGAGCAGGGTCCGGCGGAAACCATCTTCGCCAGCCCCAAGGAGCCCTATACCCAGGCCCTCATGGCAGCGGCGTTCGAATTGAAGGCCGACGAGAGCGGGGTGGTGGGGATGTAAGCCCTTGGGCTCGCGCCGATCCTCCATTCCAAGCCCGTCCAAACCATGTTTATAATTCGGTCCAACCCAACCGCAGGGAGGACCCACCGCATGGCTGAGCGGAAAAATCTGAGCCGTCTATTCGCCGCCACCGCGCTTGCCGCCGTTCTTTGGGGGACGGGTCCAATGGCGCAGGAGCAGACAGACACGCCGCCGCCAGGGCAATGGCAAGGGGGGCCGCCACCGCAGGGCCAACAGGGCAACTGGCAGGGCGGGCCGCCTCCTAGAGGACAGCAGGGACAATGGCAGGGCGGTCCCCGGCAAGGCGGTCAGTCGGGAAACTGGCAGGGGGGTCCGCCACCGCAGGGCCAACAGGGCAACTGGCAAGGTGGGCCGCCTCCCCAAGGCCCGCAAGGACAATGGCAGGGCGGCCCTCGGCGAGGCGGCCAGCAAGGTGGCTGGCAGGGTGGTCCGCCCCCCCGTGGGCAGCAAGGCGGTCCCCAACAGGGTGGCCAGCAAGGCGGTTGGCAGAGTGGCCCACCGCCGCAAGGCCAGCAGGGAAATTGGCAAGGCGGACCCCCGCCGCAAGGCCAGCAGGGCCAACCCCAACAAGGGGGCCAACAGGGCACTTGGCAGGGCAACCAACAGCAAGGACAGCCGGGTGCCTGGAATCCGCAATGAGGCACCTCCCTAACGGATGCCAGGACCCCATTGGACCCGACGCCACAAAGGAGATAGGCCATGTACCGCTTCCCGACCCTTGCCTTTGCCGCCGCCCTGGCTCTTCCCTTAGCCGCCCAGGCTGACCAGAGCCGCGAGATCGGCACCAGTTACCGGGTCGTCGATACCGGCCAAAGCCAGTGTTACGACACCGGCGACAGCTGGGGCTCGCCGCGCATGGACTGCAAGGCCTCGGGCCCACTTTCGGGGCAGGATGCGCAATATACCATCAACTCGCCCCGTTACCGCGACAACGGCGACGGCACGGTCTCTGATTTGGTAACCGGGTTGATGTGGGAACGGGCCTTCCGCCGCAACGTGGCCTGGAACAGCGCGGCGGGTCAAGCCCGGCAGGCCACCACCGGCGGCCATCGGGATTGGCGGGTGCCGTCGACCAAGGAGCTCTATTCGCTGATCAATTTCGATGGGGTCACCGGGCGCATGAATCCCGGCTCGACGACCAAGCCGTCGGACGCCGAGCCCTA
The sequence above is drawn from the Magnetospira sp. QH-2 genome and encodes:
- a CDS encoding ABC transporter ATP-binding protein: MTDPLLCINDLHVSFGRGPDAVQAVRGASFSVGAGETVALVGESGSGKSVTALSVLQLLPYPLAHHPKGSVTFRGEELIGASARRLRQIRGDRIAMIFQEPLTSLNPLHSIEKQIAEVLYVHKAMGPRAVRARVEELMDLVGLSEQIPRLKALPHEFSGGQQQRVMIAMALANEPDLLIADEPTTALDVTVQAQVLKLLKDLQAKLHMSLLLITHDLGIVRNMAERVCVMTDGEIVEQGGTEQIFQFPDHPYTQHLLAAEPKGRPDPAPAGAEEIIDSTDLKVWFPIKKGLIRRTVGHVKAVDGISLTLKRGHTLGIVGESGSGKTTLGRALLRLEPSQGPIVFIGDRIDGQTFRQLRPLRRHMQMVFQDPFGSLSPRLSVYQIVEEGLLVHKMGGSYEERRKLVADTLAEVGLDPATMDRYPHEFSGGQRQRVSIARALVLKPSFIVLDEPTSALDMSVQAQVVELLRQLQTDHDLTYLFISHDLKVVRALAHEVLVMRAGKVVEQGPAETIFASPKEPYTQALMAAAFELKADESGVVGM